The proteins below come from a single Takifugu flavidus isolate HTHZ2018 chromosome 6, ASM371156v2, whole genome shotgun sequence genomic window:
- the LOC130527680 gene encoding uromodulin — protein sequence MWSSMGAPKGLVWLLLLLIYTGSTSGTLVTSCDSCHDEATCLETKDRGDSFLKLSCACKDGFVGDGLTCYDQKLCSDSDCCAQGYQWSAERGCEDTDECSLPDSPCQPPQVCRNTLGSYECLQPPSRTKSGPSDRSVQVDCGHGLCPEGMDCLEGSDGFMNCVDPCENYSVLNDDWRATNYTSDEVHSDNVNFKGWYRFFLWQKSAHIPERCVAAGRCGTLYPIWMRTPHPTQSGVIQYSQMCIQRYGECCFTSMTQNYVKLCYRDFYVYKLKPTSRYHAYCLGKFLLH from the exons ATGTGGTCTTCAATGGGGGCTCCTAAGGGACTGGTGTGGCTCCTACTTTTGCTCATTTATACTGGGAGCACTTCAG GGACACTGGTCACCAGCTGTGACTCTTGCCACGATGAAGCGACGTGTCTGGAGACAAAAGACAGAGGGGACTCTTTTCTCAAGCTCTCTTGCGCCTGTAAAGACGGCTTCGTAGGAGACGGCCTCACCTGCTACGATCAGAAACTCTGCAGTGACTCTGATTGCTGTGCTCAAGGTTATCAGTGGTCAGCAGAAAGAGGCTGTGAGGACACCGACGAGTGTTCTCTTCCCGACTCTCCTTGTCAGCCACCCCAGGTTTGCCGAAACACCCTGGGATCCTATGAAtgcctccagcctccctccagaACCAAATCAGGCCCTTCTGACAGATCGGTTCAGGTCGACTGTGGACACGGACTTTGTCCTGAAGGCATGGATTGCCTTGAAGGGAGCGATGGTTTCATGAACTGTGTCGACCCTTGTGAGAACTACAGTGTACTAAATGATGACTGGCGGGCAACTAATTACACATCGGATGAGGTTCATAGTGATAATGTCAACTTTAAAGGCTGGTATCGCTTTTTTTTATGGCAAAAGAGTGCTCATATCCCAGAAAGATGTGTGGCTGCAGGAAGATGTGGAACCTTGTATCCCATATGGATGAGAACTCCTCATCCAACGCAGTCAGGAGTAATTCAATATTCCCAAATGTGCATTCAGAGATATGGCGAGTGTTGTTTTACATCGATGACCCAAAACTATGTCAAATTGTGCTACAGAGACTTCTACGTCTACAAATTAAAACCAACATCACGATATCATGCCTACTGTTTAGGTAAGTTTTTGTTGCATTAa
- the slc26a11 gene encoding sodium-independent sulfate anion transporter, giving the protein MDQPLLAGMAVVRGCCSLRNLKAWVPILSWLPRYNIRWLQMDLLAGITVGMTTVPQALAYAEVAGLPVEYGLYSAFMGGFIYSLLGTSKDVTLGPTAIMSLLCFSVVGGQPHRAVLLSLLCGLIQAVMALLRLGFLLDFISFPVIKGFTCAAAVTIGFGQIKNILGLHGIPSQFFLEVYYTFYRIPEARIGDVILGLLCLILLVLLVFMKATVDPGDSPDSKYTRVSRKLVWTVATMRNALVVVAASLIAFSWDAYGHHVFTLTGETSQGLPPFRPPPTSDTTANGTIVSFGDIVKGFGEGLAVIPFMGLLESIAIAKAFASQNNYRIDANQELLAIGVTNIMGSFVSAYPVTGSFGRTAVNSQTGVCTPAGGIVTSAIVLLSLAFLMPAFYYIPKASLAAVIICAVAPMVDFHVVAKMWRIRRLDLLPFAVTFLLSFWQVQYGIIGGVATSGVLLLYNVARPQIKVSDHGVLLMELASGLSFPATEHLSRIIHTEALQAASPRSVVLDCHHVSTIDYSVISELKDLLRQFKLREVELVFCRLQPSVLQVLLAADLQGLRSTDSLEAALQLMSENQ; this is encoded by the exons ATGGACCAGCCGCTGTTGGCAGGAATGGCGGTCGTCCGAGGCTGCTGCTCCTTAAGGAACCTAAAGGCCTGGGTGCCGATTCTCTCCTGGCTGCCCAGGTACAACATTAGGTGGCTTCAGATGGACCTGCTCGCAGGCATAACAGTGGGGATGACTACAGTACCTCAAGCTCTGGCATATGCTGAAGTCGCTGGTCTTCCTGTGGAG TACGGTCTCTACTCTGCCTTCATGGGGGGATTCATCTACAGCCTCCTGGGGACCTCTAAAGATGTCACATTGGGTCCGACAGCCATCATGTCCCTCCTGTGTTTCTCTGTCGTAGGAGGGCAGCCACACAGGGCTGTGCTGCTCAGCCTTCTGTGTGGACTCATCCAGGCCGTCATGGCGTTACTCAGATTAG gttTTCTGTTGGACTTTATCTCTTTCCCTGTAATAAAAGGCTTTACCTGTGCAGCTGCAGTAACCATAGGTTTTGGGCAGATCAAG AACATTCTGGGGCTCCATGGTATTCCCAGTCAGTTCTTCCTTGAGGTTTACTACACTTTCTACAGAATCCCCGAAGCCAGGATCGGTGATGTGATACTGGGACTACTTTGTCTCATTCTGCTGGTTTTGCTGGTGTTCATGAAGGCGACCGTGGATCCTGGCGATTCCCCAGACTCCAAATACACGAGAGTCTCCAGGAAACTAGTGTGGACTGTTGCTACCA TGCGGAATGCTCTTGTGGTTGTGGCTGCATCTTTAATAGCATTTTCCTGGGATGCTTACGGTCACCATGTGTTTACACTGACTGGGGAAACTTCTCAAGGCCTCCCACCTTTTAGGCCCCCGCCTACCTCTGACACGACAGCCAACGGTACCATTGTGTCGTTTGGGGATATTGTGAAG GGCTTTGGAGAAGGACTTGCTGTTATTCCCTTTATGGGCCTCTTGGAGAGCATTGCTATAGCCAAAGCATTTG CCAGTCAAAATAACTACAGAATTGACGCCAATCAGGAGCTGCTGGCCATCGGCGTGACCAACATAATGGGCTCCTTTGTTTCCGCCTATCCTGTCACCGGCAGCTTTGGGAG AACAGCAGTGAACTCCCAGACTGGCGTGTGTACTCCTGCTGGCGGGATCGTCACCA GCGCCATTGTGTTGCTTTCTCTGGCCTTCCTCATGCCAGCATTCTACTACATCCCCAAAGCTTCTCTtgctgctgtcatcatctgTGCAGTTGCCCCAATGGTGGATTTCCACGTTGTCGCTAAGATGTGGAGGATACGCA ggctggacctgctgccttTCGCTGTGACTTTCCTCTTGAGTTTCTGGCAGGTTCAGTACGGCATCATAGGAGGAGTAGCTACATCTGGAGTGCTACTACTTTACAATGTGGCCAGGCCACAGATAAAG GTGTCTGATCATGGTGTACTGCTGATGGAACTGGCCAGTGGACTCAGTTTTCCTGCTACAGAGCATCTCAGCCGCATCATCCACACTGAGGCTCTGCAAG CGGCTTCTCCACGGTCAGTGGTGCTGGACTGCCACCATGTCAGCACCATAGATTACTCGGTGATCAGCGAGCTCAAAGACTTGCTGAGGCAGTTCAAACTGAGGGAGGTGGAGCTGGTCTTCTGCAGGTTGCAG CCCtcagttctgcaggttctgcttgCGGCTGATCTACAAGGCCTCAGATCCACAGACAGCCTGGAGGCAGCACTGCAGCTGATGTCGGAGAATCAATGA